One window from the genome of [Clostridium] celerecrescens 18A encodes:
- a CDS encoding recombinase family protein, with the protein MSYLMYLRKSRADKEAEARGEGETLARHEQLLTELAIKMGLDVGAIYKELVSGETISARPKMQQVLLEVMQGMWEGVLVMEVERLARGDTKDQGTVAEAFKFSNTKIVTPLKTYDPSDEFDEEYFEFNLFMSRREYKTINRRIQRGRIAAFRDGWYIAGTAPYGYKKVKHKGDKGYTLEIVPKEANIVEYIYELYIAGERKEDGSQAPFGSYQIRDRLNELQIPSRSEKPWSASSILDILSNPTYCGYQRWQWRKVQKQMLGGKIIETRPKDADCKKVRGRFTAIIPEETYDLVQKIKAGKPLPINSSTTLRNPLSGLVYCFKCGTLMTRQPSNTRLRYAILRCPNSKCSNISSPLSLIEEQIIEGLKEWIPEYELDWPEETVKESGTTLAVLENSLHNIKEKYIQTVTQLNKTFDLLEQGIYSLDIFQERRKNLEDQKKELQDELKLIQEERNRIAAKEQARRDFIPAIKHLVEVYWEVDDILVRNSMLRNVLDHVDYLKAERNKKGAGNTANFTLQFYPRIPQDR; encoded by the coding sequence ATGTCATATCTCATGTATTTACGAAAAAGCCGGGCTGACAAAGAAGCGGAAGCCCGTGGCGAAGGCGAGACACTCGCCCGCCATGAACAATTGCTGACCGAACTAGCTATAAAAATGGGGCTTGATGTCGGCGCCATTTATAAAGAGCTGGTTTCTGGAGAGACCATTTCTGCCCGCCCCAAAATGCAGCAAGTGTTATTAGAGGTCATGCAAGGCATGTGGGAGGGTGTTCTTGTCATGGAAGTCGAGCGACTTGCCAGGGGTGACACCAAGGACCAGGGGACCGTGGCGGAAGCTTTTAAATTCAGCAACACTAAGATCGTCACGCCTTTAAAAACTTATGATCCTTCAGACGAATTTGACGAAGAGTATTTTGAGTTCAACCTCTTCATGAGCCGTAGAGAATACAAAACGATCAACCGGAGAATTCAAAGAGGTCGTATCGCAGCCTTTCGGGACGGCTGGTACATAGCGGGAACAGCTCCTTATGGATATAAAAAAGTGAAACATAAAGGAGACAAGGGATATACCCTGGAAATCGTTCCTAAAGAGGCAAATATCGTTGAATACATTTATGAACTTTATATAGCCGGCGAGCGGAAAGAAGATGGCAGCCAGGCTCCTTTTGGTTCCTACCAGATCAGGGATCGGCTGAACGAGCTGCAAATACCTTCTCGAAGTGAAAAGCCATGGTCGGCATCTTCCATCTTAGACATATTAAGTAACCCCACCTACTGCGGATATCAACGGTGGCAGTGGCGCAAAGTGCAAAAGCAAATGTTAGGTGGAAAAATCATAGAAACCAGGCCCAAGGATGCTGACTGCAAAAAAGTCCGTGGGCGCTTCACAGCAATTATACCGGAAGAAACGTATGACCTGGTGCAGAAGATCAAAGCCGGTAAACCTCTCCCGATCAACTCCAGTACTACCTTGCGAAACCCCCTTTCCGGGCTGGTATATTGTTTCAAATGCGGTACCTTAATGACCAGGCAGCCCAGCAATACCAGGCTTCGTTACGCCATCCTTCGCTGTCCAAACAGTAAGTGCAGCAATATCTCATCCCCTCTTTCCCTGATTGAAGAACAGATCATCGAAGGCTTAAAGGAATGGATTCCGGAATACGAATTAGACTGGCCGGAGGAAACAGTAAAGGAAAGCGGGACCACACTGGCCGTCTTAGAAAACTCCCTCCATAACATCAAAGAGAAATACATCCAGACAGTAACGCAGTTAAATAAAACCTTCGACCTTTTAGAGCAGGGAATATACTCTCTTGATATTTTTCAGGAGCGCCGCAAAAATTTGGAAGATCAGAAAAAAGAGTTACAGGATGAGTTAAAGCTTATTCAAGAAGAACGGAACCGGATTGCAGCAAAGGAACAGGCCCGGAGGGATTTCATTCCGGCCATAAAGCATCTGGTGGAAGTGTATTGGGAAGTGGATGACATTTTAGTCCGGAACAGCATGCTAAGAAATGTTTTGGATCATGTAGATTACTTAAAGGCAGAAAGAAATAAAAAAGGCGCCGGAAACACGGCGAATTTCACATTGCAGTTTTACCCAAGGATCCCGCAAGACCGCTGA
- a CDS encoding S8 family peptidase codes for MKKILDNNYFDLIMTNPVILFPSDDYITYINNRHSLLHIPTEDVDICDLSNFPAHTFPSLYTLNSTVSLERSGIGEIQRIPSLALFGQGVVVVVIDTGVDYQHPAFRNSDGSTRILTIWDQTQQEGTPPDTFTFGTEYSRETINNALNSEDPLSIVPSTDTNGHGTAIASVIAGTPNVLEAFSGVVPQSDLVIVKLKEAKQNLKNFYFVPEDALCFQESDLMLGFRYSLTIQERFNRPVVTCFAVGSNQGGHDGNGALSGYLNDLVLQTGIGISVSAGNEGNGRRHYYNFTPLEPFYNDFELRIGEEDKTFAMEIWSHSLGRVSIDISSPNRESTQQIFPSIGGCRIFNFVFSPTTLYVNNYVFEEETGDQMILVRFQNTIPGIWRIRIRSVENEPLTFHSWLPSNGLISDQTYFLNYSPDTTITSPGNGIRQLTVTAYNQMNNSILGESSRGYTRTGFIKPDIAAPGYQLTCAVPGGGYGSVTGTGAAAAHTAGIISMVFEWTIVRGNYSTMNGISVDRLMVRGATRSSSYTYPNNIWGYGQVNVVNLFRLLTNF; via the coding sequence ATGAAAAAAATTTTGGATAACAATTATTTTGATTTAATTATGACAAATCCAGTGATATTGTTTCCCAGTGATGATTACATTACTTATATAAACAACCGGCATTCCTTACTGCACATACCGACAGAAGATGTAGACATTTGTGATTTGTCAAATTTCCCCGCACATACCTTTCCGTCATTATATACCCTCAATTCTACCGTCAGTCTTGAACGAAGTGGTATTGGAGAGATACAGCGGATTCCGTCCTTAGCCCTGTTCGGACAGGGCGTAGTTGTAGTGGTCATTGATACCGGTGTTGATTACCAGCATCCCGCTTTCCGAAACAGCGATGGTTCAACCCGTATCCTTACCATATGGGATCAGACTCAGCAAGAGGGTACTCCTCCCGATACGTTTACCTTTGGTACGGAATATAGCCGGGAGACAATCAATAACGCGTTAAATTCTGAAGACCCTTTGTCCATTGTACCATCCACAGATACCAACGGGCACGGAACGGCCATTGCAAGTGTTATTGCCGGTACTCCCAATGTACTGGAAGCCTTTAGCGGAGTAGTCCCGCAATCTGATCTGGTGATTGTAAAACTGAAGGAAGCAAAACAGAATCTAAAGAACTTTTATTTTGTACCCGAAGATGCTTTATGTTTTCAAGAATCTGATCTTATGCTTGGTTTTCGTTATTCCCTTACCATTCAGGAAAGGTTCAACCGCCCTGTAGTCACCTGCTTCGCCGTTGGAAGTAACCAGGGAGGTCATGATGGGAATGGCGCCCTAAGCGGTTACTTAAATGACCTGGTATTGCAGACCGGTATCGGCATATCCGTTTCCGCCGGTAACGAGGGAAACGGCCGCAGGCATTATTATAACTTCACCCCGCTGGAACCTTTTTACAATGACTTCGAATTAAGAATAGGGGAAGAAGATAAAACATTTGCTATGGAAATCTGGTCACATTCTCTAGGAAGGGTATCCATTGACATATCCTCGCCAAACAGAGAATCAACACAACAGATTTTTCCTTCGATCGGCGGTTGCAGAATATTCAACTTTGTGTTTTCCCCTACTACCCTTTATGTCAATAATTATGTATTTGAAGAGGAAACCGGAGATCAGATGATCCTGGTACGTTTTCAGAACACGATTCCCGGCATCTGGCGTATACGGATCAGAAGCGTTGAAAATGAGCCCTTGACCTTTCATTCATGGCTTCCTTCGAACGGTCTCATATCTGACCAGACCTATTTTCTTAATTACTCACCGGATACCACTATCACTTCACCTGGAAACGGCATTCGCCAGCTGACTGTGACTGCCTATAATCAGATGAATAACTCAATTCTTGGTGAATCAAGCAGGGGTTATACAAGAACGGGCTTTATCAAACCGGATATTGCAGCTCCAGGTTACCAGCTTACTTGTGCAGTCCCTGGAGGCGGGTATGGTTCTGTGACCGGAACTGGAGCCGCCGCTGCCCATACAGCCGGCATTATTTCCATGGTCTTTGAATGGACCATTGTGAGGGGAAATTATAGCACAATGAATGGAATTTCTGTTGACCGGCTGATGGTAAGAGGGGCGACCCGGTCCAGCTCATACACATATCCGAATAACATATGGGGATACGGCCAGGTGAATGTGGTCAATTTATTCAGGCTGCTTACTAACTTTTGA
- a CDS encoding LysM peptidoglycan-binding domain-containing protein yields the protein MNLHVVQPGETINSISEYYKIPVDRLILENGITNPENLAIGQTIVIVQPETLHTVQAGDSLESIAMQHGTSPMELLRNNPYLTDMEFLYPGETIVISYQTNRKRTIATIGYTFSYIDRSVLIKTLPFLTYLTIFNYRTTSEGEIISSADDTEIIQLAKAYDVAPMMFISTMTEEGIISREVTYNIINNPTVQDRFIENALYILRTKGFYGINIYAENITNDNIDSIAGYLKRASAIFHSEGYKMLVTITPATNVDIPGVNFEKLDYSKLSEFADGIIFSSYDWARSYSYPNAIFPVNILRELLDYVVSIIPPEKIFLGITALGYNWTLPYVPGATEAVVISNNSAVQIAAENDIPIQFNEVAQSSYFYYTDRDGILHVVWFKDARSFDARAGLVEEYNLQGISIWTIMRFDTRMWLIINTQYYIQKL from the coding sequence ATGAACCTACATGTTGTACAACCCGGTGAAACCATAAATTCAATATCAGAATATTACAAAATCCCTGTTGACAGATTAATATTGGAAAACGGAATTACAAACCCTGAAAATTTAGCAATAGGCCAAACAATTGTGATTGTTCAGCCTGAAACACTTCATACTGTTCAGGCCGGTGATTCTTTGGAGAGTATTGCAATGCAGCATGGTACTTCGCCAATGGAATTATTAAGAAATAATCCCTATCTTACCGACATGGAATTTTTGTACCCCGGTGAAACTATAGTTATAAGCTATCAGACGAATAGAAAAAGAACAATTGCAACCATTGGTTATACTTTTTCATATATAGATAGATCTGTCTTAATAAAAACACTTCCTTTTTTAACTTACCTGACTATATTCAATTATAGGACTACAAGTGAAGGCGAAATTATCTCAAGTGCCGACGATACTGAAATTATTCAGCTAGCTAAAGCATATGATGTTGCACCCATGATGTTTATTTCCACTATGACGGAAGAGGGAATCATCAGCCGTGAAGTGACCTATAATATTATAAATAACCCTACTGTGCAGGATCGCTTTATTGAAAACGCGCTTTACATACTAAGAACGAAAGGTTTTTATGGTATAAATATATATGCCGAAAACATAACCAATGACAACATAGACAGCATTGCAGGATATTTGAAAAGAGCCTCTGCGATATTTCATTCAGAAGGTTATAAGATGCTTGTTACCATAACTCCAGCTACAAATGTAGATATCCCCGGCGTCAATTTTGAAAAATTAGACTATTCAAAATTATCTGAATTTGCAGATGGTATTATATTTTCTTCTTATGACTGGGCAAGGTCTTACAGCTACCCAAACGCAATATTTCCGGTTAATATCTTAAGAGAATTGTTAGATTATGTGGTCAGTATCATTCCACCCGAGAAAATTTTTCTTGGAATCACTGCTCTGGGTTATAATTGGACACTTCCATATGTTCCCGGTGCTACAGAAGCTGTTGTAATATCAAATAATAGTGCGGTACAAATTGCAGCGGAAAACGATATACCAATACAATTTAATGAAGTAGCACAGTCATCTTACTTTTACTATACTGATAGGGATGGGATTCTGCATGTAGTATGGTTTAAAGATGCAAGAAGCTTTGATGCAAGGGCCGGACTTGTTGAGGAATATAATCTTCAAGGTATCTCTATTTGGACTATTATGAGATTCGATACCCGAATGTGGCTTATAATTAATACTCAATATTACATCCAAAAGTTATAA
- a CDS encoding leucine-rich repeat protein — MKDEHVQILGCRGYDGSIRIPEKIGGRPVTELAAYAFSDGWGKNEMLSLAGKEIRLCDEEGNPIEIEDKDIPPEISCEGLIDIYLPVTIRKIGNYAFYNCYELSRVECSSSIIDVGSGLFTGCTGVRFLDIHMIDGERSCMKELLAELRQELYVNYYGSKGSARLVFPEMFEESVEHTPARIILREMHGCGHMYRYCFDQTEFQFHKYDALFPHILVQEPERVTAALVLGRLYTPVELLVKDREVYEAYLMEHFKGAARLALEEKDPALFLWLAGQYGHKQEDFDGLVDMAGNAEKPEILSVLMNLRRQRFKAGKRKFSLI; from the coding sequence ATGAAAGATGAACATGTACAGATTCTGGGTTGTCGGGGATATGACGGTTCCATACGGATCCCGGAGAAAATCGGAGGCCGGCCGGTGACAGAGCTGGCTGCCTATGCATTCTCCGATGGTTGGGGGAAAAATGAAATGCTTTCATTGGCGGGAAAAGAGATACGCCTGTGTGATGAAGAGGGCAACCCAATTGAAATAGAAGATAAAGATATTCCGCCGGAGATAAGCTGCGAAGGGCTGATCGATATATATCTGCCGGTGACGATTAGGAAAATAGGAAATTATGCATTCTATAACTGTTATGAGTTAAGCCGCGTGGAGTGCTCGAGCTCCATCATTGATGTAGGATCCGGACTTTTTACCGGCTGCACAGGGGTCCGGTTTTTAGATATCCATATGATCGATGGAGAACGTTCCTGCATGAAGGAACTGCTTGCGGAACTGCGGCAGGAACTTTATGTAAACTACTATGGCAGCAAGGGGAGTGCGAGGCTGGTTTTTCCCGAAATGTTTGAGGAGTCTGTGGAGCATACGCCAGCCAGAATCATCCTCCGGGAAATGCATGGCTGCGGCCATATGTACCGTTACTGCTTTGATCAGACGGAGTTTCAGTTTCATAAATACGATGCCCTGTTCCCTCACATCCTGGTGCAGGAGCCGGAACGGGTGACCGCAGCCCTGGTTCTGGGAAGGCTTTATACTCCTGTGGAACTTCTTGTAAAGGATAGGGAGGTATACGAGGCTTACCTGATGGAACATTTTAAAGGAGCAGCGAGACTGGCGCTTGAGGAAAAGGACCCGGCCCTTTTCCTTTGGCTTGCCGGGCAGTACGGCCATAAGCAGGAGGACTTTGACGGGCTGGTCGACATGGCGGGAAATGCTGAAAAGCCTGAAATTTTAAGCGTTCTAATGAATCTTCGCCGCCAGCGCTTTAAGGCAGGGAAACGGAAGTTTTCTTTGATATAA
- a CDS encoding vWA domain-containing protein, with translation MIDPVKQRQLDELAEVELGHEILTNARNELYLSFRYLDVALNSLGFAADWTGQGVGTDGFVIYYQPEQLFSIYKRSRTLVNRIYLHMLFHCLFCHLNGKGDREKEYWDLACDITIESILDGFYVKPVYRHQTPYRREVYGRLAEKRKVFTAEGIYKELQDMSLTPEQYGRMAAEFYVDNHDRWEEDAPPGVQMERQNKWQNIRETMQTEMESFGEKNEDSSRNLLEQVKVENREKYNYKQFLRKFAVLREEAEIDPDSFDPVFYTYGMSLYRNMPLIEPLETKEVFKIEDFVIVIDTSMSVSGDLVRHFLQETYGVLGESESYFRKINIHIIQCDEEIRSDVTITSREEMEDYMEHFTLSGFGGTDFRPAFEYVAGLLNKGVFKKLRGLLYFTDGKGIYPVKMPSYDTAFVFMEDQYEDISVPGWAMKVILTEEDLEVT, from the coding sequence ATGATCGATCCGGTGAAACAAAGGCAGCTTGATGAACTGGCAGAGGTGGAACTTGGCCATGAGATCCTGACGAATGCCCGCAATGAACTTTATTTAAGCTTCCGGTATCTGGATGTCGCCTTAAACAGCCTTGGGTTTGCGGCTGACTGGACAGGTCAGGGCGTAGGAACGGATGGGTTTGTTATTTATTATCAGCCGGAGCAATTGTTTTCCATATATAAGAGAAGCAGGACCCTGGTGAACCGGATCTATCTGCATATGCTTTTTCACTGCCTGTTCTGCCATTTGAATGGGAAAGGGGATCGAGAAAAGGAATACTGGGATCTGGCCTGTGATATCACCATAGAATCTATTTTGGATGGATTCTATGTGAAACCTGTTTACCGGCACCAGACTCCTTACCGCAGGGAGGTATACGGCCGGCTGGCAGAAAAACGAAAGGTATTTACCGCGGAGGGAATTTATAAAGAGCTTCAGGATATGAGTCTGACCCCGGAACAATATGGGCGGATGGCAGCAGAATTCTACGTGGACAACCATGACCGGTGGGAAGAGGATGCTCCGCCGGGAGTTCAGATGGAGCGGCAGAATAAATGGCAGAATATCAGGGAAACCATGCAGACGGAAATGGAGTCATTTGGAGAAAAGAATGAGGATTCATCAAGAAACCTTTTGGAACAGGTGAAGGTTGAAAACCGGGAAAAATATAATTACAAGCAGTTTTTAAGAAAGTTTGCGGTGTTAAGGGAGGAAGCAGAGATCGATCCGGATTCCTTTGACCCCGTGTTTTATACTTACGGCATGTCTCTTTACCGAAATATGCCTCTGATTGAGCCTCTGGAAACAAAGGAGGTTTTTAAAATTGAGGATTTTGTGATCGTGATCGATACATCCATGTCAGTATCCGGGGATCTGGTACGGCATTTTCTTCAGGAAACCTATGGTGTCCTAGGGGAATCAGAAAGCTATTTCCGGAAGATCAATATCCATATCATTCAGTGTGATGAGGAAATCCGCTCTGATGTAACCATCACAAGCAGGGAGGAGATGGAAGATTATATGGAGCATTTCACATTATCCGGATTTGGCGGAACGGATTTCCGGCCGGCTTTCGAGTATGTGGCTGGTCTTTTAAACAAAGGGGTATTTAAGAAGCTCCGGGGCCTTTTGTATTTTACAGACGGAAAAGGGATATATCCGGTGAAAATGCCGTCCTATGATACGGCATTTGTCTTTATGGAAGACCAGTATGAGGACATTTCCGTACCAGGCTGGGCCATGAAAGTGATCCTGACAGAAGAGGATCTGGAAGTAACTTGA
- a CDS encoding ATP-binding protein — MNIKRAKEEIKNTIEAYLLKDVYGAYEIPAVHQRPVFLMGPPGVGKTQIMEQVARECGIGLVAYTITHHTRQSAVGLPFINEKEFGGSTYRVTEYTMSEIVASIYNKIESSGLKEGILFIDEINCVSETLAPTMLQFLQYKTFGNHKIPEGWVIVTAGNPPEYNKSVRDFDVVTLDRIKLIHVEPDFEVWKAYAYEQALHPAVISYLNARTEYFCRIETTVDGKFFATPRGWEDLSKFIEIYERLGKKVDRDVVGEYIQFPRISKDFTNYLDLYYKYRDDYQIDEILSGIIRESLCDRLKRASFDEKLSVIGLMLSRLGQSFRSVSDQGDRTGLLMEELKKISQESEKDQDTSMVARLAELRDQWNGDWDRRRKAGLLSRREDYLRRDVEALLLQYEETLRMEGTGDEAAWDRIREMFEEENARYEALLEEGGKSLEHAFDFMEAAFGDGQEMVVFITELNTGYHSVKFLKEYDCERYYQYNERLLFKDRESDIKARIDSLGK, encoded by the coding sequence ATGAATATTAAACGAGCAAAAGAAGAAATTAAGAATACCATAGAAGCTTATCTGCTAAAGGATGTATATGGTGCTTACGAGATACCGGCGGTTCATCAAAGACCGGTATTTCTCATGGGACCTCCGGGAGTGGGAAAGACCCAGATCATGGAGCAGGTAGCAAGAGAATGCGGGATTGGTCTGGTGGCTTATACCATCACCCATCATACCCGCCAGAGTGCGGTGGGACTTCCCTTTATAAATGAAAAGGAATTCGGCGGGAGCACTTACCGTGTAACAGAATATACCATGAGCGAGATCGTGGCCTCAATTTACAATAAGATCGAGAGCTCCGGCCTTAAGGAGGGGATCCTTTTTATTGATGAGATCAACTGTGTGTCCGAAACCCTTGCGCCGACCATGCTCCAGTTTCTCCAGTATAAAACGTTCGGAAACCACAAGATTCCCGAAGGCTGGGTTATCGTGACGGCCGGAAACCCGCCGGAATATAACAAGTCGGTCAGGGACTTTGATGTGGTGACTTTAGACCGTATCAAGCTTATCCATGTGGAACCGGACTTTGAGGTATGGAAGGCTTATGCCTATGAGCAGGCCCTGCATCCAGCGGTTATTTCCTATCTGAATGCTAGGACCGAATACTTCTGCCGGATCGAAACAACGGTTGACGGAAAATTCTTCGCCACCCCCAGGGGCTGGGAGGATTTATCAAAATTTATTGAAATTTATGAGCGCCTGGGCAAAAAAGTGGACCGGGATGTGGTGGGTGAGTATATTCAGTTTCCTAGGATTTCCAAGGATTTTACCAACTACCTGGATCTATACTATAAGTACAGGGATGATTACCAGATCGATGAGATCTTATCAGGCATTATCAGGGAGAGCCTGTGCGACAGGCTGAAACGGGCATCTTTTGATGAGAAGCTAAGTGTCATCGGCCTGATGCTATCAAGATTAGGTCAGAGCTTCCGCTCTGTGTCTGATCAGGGGGATAGAACCGGCCTTCTAATGGAAGAACTTAAAAAAATAAGTCAGGAATCCGAAAAAGATCAGGATACCTCCATGGTGGCCCGTCTTGCCGAATTAAGGGACCAGTGGAATGGTGATTGGGACAGGAGAAGAAAAGCCGGCCTTTTAAGCAGGAGAGAAGATTATTTACGCCGGGATGTAGAGGCCCTGCTTCTTCAATATGAGGAAACCCTCCGAATGGAGGGGACCGGGGATGAGGCTGCCTGGGACCGGATACGGGAGATGTTTGAGGAAGAAAACGCCAGATATGAAGCGCTTTTGGAAGAGGGTGGAAAATCACTGGAGCATGCATTTGATTTTATGGAAGCCGCATTCGGTGACGGACAGGAAATGGTGGTATTTATAACGGAATTGAATACCGGGTATCACAGCGTTAAATTTTTAAAAGAATACGACTGTGAACGGTATTATCAATATAATGAACGGCTTTTATTCAAGGACAGGGAAAGTGATATAAAAGCCAGGATTGATAGTTTAGGAAAATAA
- a CDS encoding DUF378 domain-containing protein, producing MGNKALSYTALTIAIIGAVNWGLVGFFNFNLVSFIFGSMTWITRIVYALVGICGLYLITFYGRSEAGTEDNR from the coding sequence ATGGGAAATAAAGCATTGAGTTACACTGCTCTGACTATAGCTATTATTGGCGCGGTCAACTGGGGGCTGGTAGGTTTTTTTAACTTCAACCTGGTATCATTTATTTTCGGCAGCATGACATGGATTACGAGAATCGTGTATGCTCTAGTAGGAATTTGTGGGTTGTACCTGATTACTTTTTATGGCCGTTCCGAGGCTGGAACAGAAGATAACAGATAA
- a CDS encoding zinc ribbon domain-containing protein: MFFICGMSQGKKILDYTKTVICGLCGGYGRYQVFMTYSYFSIFFIPIIKWDRRYYVQMSCCNTLYELDSEKGKRLNHKESVDISEQDLTLVQSGHRSSDWNRKQCSHCGYETTEDFEYCPKCGQRF; this comes from the coding sequence ATGTTTTTTATATGCGGCATGAGCCAGGGAAAGAAAATACTCGATTATACAAAAACAGTGATCTGCGGCCTGTGTGGAGGATATGGCAGATACCAGGTTTTTATGACTTACAGTTATTTCAGTATTTTTTTCATCCCCATCATAAAATGGGACAGACGTTATTATGTTCAAATGTCCTGCTGTAATACCCTTTACGAACTGGACTCCGAAAAAGGAAAAAGACTGAATCATAAGGAGTCTGTAGACATTAGTGAGCAGGATCTGACCCTGGTGCAGTCCGGCCACAGGAGTTCAGACTGGAACCGGAAGCAATGTTCTCACTGCGGGTACGAAACTACAGAGGATTTTGAATATTGTCCTAAATGTGGACAGAGGTTTTAA
- a CDS encoding nitroreductase family protein, producing the protein MLKELVLKCRTFRRFYESEAVSTKDLRELVDLARLTASTANSQALKFRLCSTPEENAKVFDTLSWAGALPDWGGPEKGERPSAYIIILCDLSLGKNKLYDDGIAAQTIMLGAVEKGYGGCILGNVRRSDLAEALSIDPSRYSIDLVLALGKPKEEVVLVPVKEDGDIRYYRDENQVHYVPKRALDDIII; encoded by the coding sequence ATGTTAAAAGAACTGGTTTTAAAATGCCGTACCTTCCGCCGGTTTTATGAGAGTGAAGCGGTTTCAACGAAAGATTTAAGAGAGCTGGTGGATTTAGCCAGGCTCACCGCCTCAACAGCCAATTCCCAGGCGCTGAAGTTCCGGCTGTGCAGCACCCCGGAAGAAAATGCCAAGGTATTTGATACTCTGAGCTGGGCCGGCGCTCTGCCGGACTGGGGTGGTCCTGAAAAGGGGGAACGCCCATCTGCCTACATCATCATTCTATGCGATCTGTCTCTTGGAAAAAATAAGCTGTATGATGATGGAATTGCTGCACAGACCATCATGCTTGGGGCTGTGGAAAAAGGATACGGTGGATGCATATTGGGAAATGTACGGAGAAGTGATCTGGCAGAAGCTCTCTCCATTGATCCATCACGGTACTCCATAGATTTAGTCCTTGCTCTTGGAAAGCCCAAGGAAGAAGTAGTCCTTGTCCCAGTAAAAGAGGACGGGGATATTCGCTATTACCGGGATGAGAATCAAGTGCATTACGTTCCAAAAAGAGCCCTTGATGATATCATCATTTAA
- a CDS encoding MmcQ/YjbR family DNA-binding protein: MKTRAELITYCLTYPDVYEDYPFRDHQWAVIRHRKNKKVFAWIYERDGIVCINLKCDPEWVEFWRNAFTGVLPGYHLNKKYWNTVLLDGTVPKEDICRMIGESFDLTT, translated from the coding sequence ATGAAAACCAGAGCAGAATTGATTACTTATTGCTTAACCTATCCTGATGTTTATGAAGATTACCCTTTTCGTGACCACCAGTGGGCCGTTATCCGGCACAGAAAAAACAAAAAGGTGTTTGCCTGGATCTATGAACGGGATGGGATAGTCTGTATCAATTTAAAATGTGATCCGGAGTGGGTGGAGTTTTGGAGAAATGCATTCACCGGCGTACTTCCTGGATATCATTTAAATAAAAAGTATTGGAACACGGTCCTTCTTGACGGGACCGTACCGAAGGAAGATATCTGTCGAATGATAGGGGAAAGTTTTGATCTGACCACTTGA
- a CDS encoding MBL fold metallo-hydrolase, producing MKITYIHHSAFLAELETVTLLFDYTEGSLPKINDEKPLLVFASHRHGDHYSEKILELIKKHEKTRYILSDDIPKERLLQSLLNEMVFMKPGEKICFSNSEGNLTGPVTAEERADAEILTLRSTDEGVAFLVKAEGKVIYHAGDLNNWRWEGEPDSWNDQMAKQYSGEVDKLSDMHIDAAFLPLDPRQEKAFFLGFDEFMRKTRVSHAFPMHFWGDFSVIGRLKDMDNSSPYRDRIVEIHEDGQCFDIG from the coding sequence ATGAAAATCACCTATATCCATCACAGTGCATTTCTGGCGGAGCTTGAGACAGTAACCCTGCTGTTTGATTACACAGAGGGTTCTCTGCCCAAAATCAATGATGAGAAACCTCTGCTTGTTTTTGCAAGCCACCGCCACGGGGATCATTATTCTGAAAAAATTCTGGAGCTTATTAAGAAGCATGAGAAGACCAGATACATCCTATCGGATGATATCCCAAAGGAACGTCTGCTCCAATCGCTTCTTAATGAGATGGTCTTTATGAAGCCCGGGGAAAAGATCTGCTTTTCTAATTCAGAAGGAAATCTCACAGGCCCCGTCACTGCAGAAGAAAGGGCAGATGCAGAGATTCTGACCCTCCGTTCCACCGATGAAGGCGTTGCGTTTCTTGTGAAAGCGGAAGGAAAGGTCATCTACCATGCCGGAGATCTAAACAACTGGAGATGGGAAGGGGAGCCGGACAGCTGGAATGACCAGATGGCAAAGCAGTATTCCGGGGAAGTGGATAAGCTGTCAGATATGCACATAGATGCAGCTTTTCTCCCTTTGGATCCAAGACAGGAGAAGGCCTTTTTTCTCGGCTTTGACGAATTCATGAGAAAGACCCGGGTAAGCCACGCATTTCCTATGCACTTCTGGGGAGATTTTTCTGTGATCGGCAGGTTAAAGGATATGGATAATTCCTCGCCTTACCGGGACCGGATCGTGGAGATCCATGAAGACGGGCAATGTTTTGATATCGGGTAG